The Mesorhizobium sp. M1D.F.Ca.ET.043.01.1.1 genome contains a region encoding:
- a CDS encoding D-alanyl-D-alanine carboxypeptidase family protein, translated as MSHQRPFSLLHTLAAALALLVLIAGCTTVAPPESVLAVPAAPQKYAAIVVDASSGKTLFEVNSTAQRYPASLTKMMTLYMLFEAMQSGRVTKQTQIPVSDHAASQPPTKLRFRRGETIDVDSAIRAMVVKSANDVAVAVGEYLGGGSEDQFAAMMTAKARQLGMTSTSFRNACGLPDGGQVTSARDMAVLGLALEHRFPQHFHYFSESDFMFRGRLVRGHNDMLGRVRGVDGIKTGYIRASGYNIVTSYNADGRHLIVVVMGAQSARQRNDHVEALIQRSLGPMTADAQPRLMYAGQQPASPPPGLSSDSALPGLSPPPATPASPLPGQPASDLPSPDLASPTSPLLPTQ; from the coding sequence TTGTCCCATCAGCGTCCCTTTTCGCTCCTCCACACATTGGCCGCCGCCTTGGCGCTGCTCGTACTGATCGCCGGCTGCACCACCGTGGCGCCGCCGGAAAGCGTGCTGGCCGTGCCGGCCGCGCCGCAGAAATATGCGGCGATCGTGGTCGATGCCTCGAGCGGCAAGACGCTGTTTGAGGTCAATTCGACGGCGCAGCGCTATCCTGCGTCGCTGACCAAGATGATGACGCTCTACATGCTGTTCGAGGCGATGCAGAGCGGCCGGGTGACCAAGCAGACACAGATCCCGGTTTCCGACCACGCTGCCTCGCAGCCGCCGACCAAGCTGCGCTTCCGGCGCGGCGAGACGATCGACGTCGATTCCGCCATCCGTGCCATGGTGGTGAAGTCGGCCAACGACGTGGCGGTGGCGGTGGGCGAATATCTGGGCGGCGGCTCAGAGGACCAGTTCGCCGCCATGATGACCGCCAAGGCGCGCCAGCTCGGCATGACCAGCACCAGTTTCCGCAACGCCTGCGGCCTGCCCGACGGCGGCCAGGTGACTTCAGCGCGCGACATGGCGGTGCTGGGACTGGCGCTCGAACACCGCTTCCCGCAGCATTTCCACTATTTCTCCGAAAGCGACTTCATGTTCCGCGGCCGGCTGGTGCGCGGCCACAACGACATGCTGGGACGGGTGCGCGGCGTCGACGGCATCAAGACCGGCTACATCCGCGCCTCCGGCTACAACATCGTCACCTCCTACAATGCCGACGGCAGGCATCTGATCGTGGTGGTGATGGGTGCCCAAAGCGCGCGCCAGCGCAACGACCATGTCGAGGCGCTGATCCAGCGAAGCCTGGGGCCGATGACGGCGGACGCGCAGCCAAGGCTGATGTATGCCGGCCAGCAGCCGGCCTCGCCGCCGCCCGGATTGTCGTCGGACTCGGCATTGCCCGGCCTGTCGCCGCCGCCGGCCACGCCTGCGTCGCCGCTGCCGGGCCAGCCGGCGTCCGATTTGCCGTCGCCGGATCTGGCGTCGCCTACTTCGCCGCTGCTGCCGACGCAATAG
- a CDS encoding universal stress protein yields MYKHILIATDGSELAGKGVAHGLELAKGLGATVTFVTVSEPFPTLAWGGAMAGYVAAEELTNYEQSARKYAREVLEKCKAEADKLSVGAKTLHIENKTPAEAILDTARAEGCDLIVMASHGRRGIGRLVLGSQTAEVVSLTQIPVLVVR; encoded by the coding sequence ATGTACAAGCACATCCTCATCGCCACCGACGGTTCGGAACTCGCCGGCAAGGGCGTCGCCCACGGCCTGGAACTGGCCAAGGGCCTCGGCGCCACCGTCACCTTCGTCACGGTCTCCGAGCCGTTCCCGACGCTTGCCTGGGGCGGCGCCATGGCCGGCTACGTCGCCGCCGAGGAACTCACCAACTACGAACAAAGCGCGCGCAAATACGCCCGCGAGGTGCTGGAGAAGTGCAAGGCCGAGGCGGATAAGCTCAGCGTCGGCGCGAAGACCCTGCATATCGAGAACAAGACGCCCGCCGAGGCGATCCTCGACACGGCCCGCGCGGAAGGCTGCGACCTGATCGTCATGGCCTCGCATGGCCGCCGGGGCATCGGCCGGCTGGTGCTCGGCAGCCAGACCGCGGAAGTGGTGTCGCTGACGCAGATCCCGGTGCTGGTGGTGCGGTAG
- a CDS encoding DUF1003 domain-containing protein: MAGDPKAQNKADDENESGGEYFEAATVAEEAHEAADEILEAPEVPDSEPHVPGTTRVKPKKKPSAISGRKFRKRDLVRIDDLRPSLADRIRADHPDLPRGARVSRAELARYRMRYMEELLQQEHGEFSELDRQVVESIARQDTISENSEEEFEEHRSFADRVSDNMAEFGGSWWFLISFAAVLLIWIGINLFEGTVGAFDPYPFILLNLMLSCIAAIQAPVIMMSQKRQEAKDRLRSFNDYRVNLKAELEVRHLHEKLDYLISRQWQRLAEMQQMQLDAMHELTAKKQKRAARGVRRRTAKVEAEG; this comes from the coding sequence ATGGCCGGCGATCCCAAGGCGCAGAACAAAGCCGACGACGAAAACGAAAGCGGCGGCGAATATTTCGAGGCGGCCACCGTGGCGGAGGAAGCGCATGAAGCGGCGGACGAGATCCTCGAAGCGCCGGAGGTGCCTGATTCCGAGCCGCACGTGCCCGGCACGACAAGGGTCAAGCCCAAGAAGAAACCGTCGGCGATCAGCGGCCGGAAATTCCGCAAGCGCGACCTGGTGCGCATCGATGATCTGAGGCCCAGCCTCGCCGATCGCATCCGCGCCGACCATCCCGACCTGCCGCGCGGCGCCCGCGTCAGCCGCGCCGAGCTCGCCCGCTACCGCATGCGCTACATGGAGGAGCTGCTGCAGCAGGAGCACGGCGAATTCTCCGAGCTCGACCGCCAGGTGGTGGAATCGATCGCCAGGCAGGACACGATCTCGGAAAACTCGGAAGAGGAGTTCGAGGAGCACCGCTCCTTCGCCGACCGCGTCTCCGACAACATGGCCGAGTTCGGCGGCAGCTGGTGGTTCCTGATCTCGTTCGCGGCCGTGCTTTTGATCTGGATCGGCATCAATTTGTTCGAAGGCACTGTGGGGGCGTTCGACCCCTACCCGTTCATCCTGCTCAACCTGATGCTCTCCTGCATCGCCGCCATCCAGGCGCCGGTGATCATGATGAGCCAGAAGCGCCAGGAAGCGAAGGACCGGCTGCGCTCCTTCAACGACTACCGGGTGAACCTCAAGGCGGAGCTCGAAGTGCGGCACCTGCACGAAAAGCTCGACTACCTGATCTCGCGCCAATGGCAGCGGCTGGCCGAAATGCAGCAGATGCAGCTCGACGCCATGCACGAGCTGACCGCGAAGAAGCAGAAGCGCGCGGCACGAGGGGTGCGGCGGAGGACGGCGAAGGTCGAGGCGGAGGGGTGA